The genomic window CTAAATTGATGTTAGATAGTTATTATCCTCTACCGAGAAGAATGTTGATTTACCATGTTCGTAGCGAGCTCCAGCGCTCGCATGCGAATAGACACGTCCGGGTCATCCAAACTCTGTAGAACTTCGTCTTGGTACTCTGCGACTAAGTGCGGATGGGTTGGAATAATTTTAACCATTGCTAATAAGGCAATGTATCTCACTACTTAAATAAGCTTCCATACCAGTTACTGTGGGAAACGCAATACCCACGATTTTGATCACCTCCCTCGTCCTTCAAATAGCCTCCCAGCTTCTCGACACATACTCTTGCAAGAGCGTCTGCCTCTTGTCTATCTGGGTCCAGCATGCCGCCTACGATACACGTTCGCACACATTCGTATAATAAGGATATTGCGGAGGTGTTGGAGATGAGAGTGGTAATAGGTGGAAGAAGTTTTCGGACCAAACGAGGCTCGAGGGGTGTCAATATGGCGAACTGGAAAGCTGTATTAGCCAATGACCAAAGTGATGAGTATATTGACATACCAGCTTAACAACCTTGATAAGCATCCAGTTATTGCTACTTCCCGTCAAGATCCCAAACAACTCGGGTGCTAAGGGCAAGTAGTTCTTCCCGCCCTGTCTCCTAGCCAACTCCATCACAACACCCACTGTAGCACCCACTACACCTTGATCTTCATCCTGCAGCCTTTCTCTTAACCTTGAGAAGCCCTCGCGCAAACCCTCAGGGAATGCTTCCCAACAAGGTAACAGACATAGAACGGCTCGTTTACGGATACGTGGAGAAGAGTGGGtgagaagatggaggatgTCAGGATGCAATGATGTTGATAATGAAGGAGATAGAGATAGGAGGTGCGGAAGGGCAGTGAGTGGAAGGGGAGGTAGAGGTACATGGGGTGATAGAAGATCCTGCAGCAAATCATTTAGCAGACGTGTTGACAGGTCTCGAAGGTACGTTACCTTTTTGATGCCGTTGACGGTAAGGACAGTTTCTTCGGTATCTCCAGAGAAGGCCATAGGCGCAGCAAGATATCCCAGTTCTTTAGGTTATGTGTTAGTAATTAACAGCTGCTGAACCCATCATCACCTACGTTTGAGATGATATCTCGGGGAGCTCATGACCTCCACGACGTGAAAGGCGAACCCTGCCGGCGGCGCAATAGGGTAAAGCATCATCAACTATATGCATAGCAGTCAGATTTGGAATAACTCAAACAGCTTAATACTCACGTAGCACATCTTAATGATGGCCTCAGCCTTAAGCGCCATGTCCTTACCCTTGAGTTCGTCGCGTATCTCCGTCATGGCCTCGGCGATGAAGGCATCTTCCTGGGCCTTCGAGGCACCCTTGTGGGAACGTAGACCTCTTATGAGGTCCTGAAGCGTCCTCTCGAACATTATTTCGCGAAATTGCGATAAGATATGGAGTGTCGTATCGACAGCACTGTATGGGTCTCTTAGAGGGGCGTCATATGAATATTGCCTTAATTACGTAACATGTGGTAATCACGGCTGCCTGACATCTCCGTAAAGACGAAAGTCGGCCCGTCAGATTAGCTATAGGCAGCTCAGCTTCGGAACATATATAGTCAGTACAGTATGGACGTCGACAGGCTCGTAAGGACGCACGTATCTACGGCAGATTTGAACCCGTCTCAAGGGCTCGTTCAAGGTAAGTATGACTCACTTCAACTTTCGCTTGCTTAGAGCTCACACTCGGTAATTTTCAGGTGTCAACAGTGGTCAGATACAGTTACTACAAGTGGTGAAGGCTTTGGGAGAATACCTCACCTCTACAGAAGATGATGTCAGGCTTAAAGGTATGCTGTCACTGGTCCGTCCAACGATAAAAGTTTCTGATCTGTGTAGGATTAACTTTCTTAACTAATCTCCTGAGCGTTATCATACCTGGGAAGATTAATCGTCAGGCGAGTATGTGGATGTCAAAGAATAGTGGGCACAATAGATGCTGAATGATCACTTCAGCGACGACCCTGACAAACTTCTATATGTCGAAGCTCGATGACTTTGACTCATTACCACCAGCTCTAAATGGACTGACTACACTTTCAAAGTTAGCAACGTTCGATGACACTGCCGCGGCCGATGTCTATAAAAGGTTTGTGGATGTCACGCTTGGCGTAGTCAAACGCTGATAGTCTCTACAGAGTCGTAGAGGATGTCAATATCAAAGCATATGCGCAGTCTACAAGGCATCTTGTCTACGTCCTGTTCGACAGCTTACTAGCAACACATCGAGATGGTAAGTCACTCCTTTTGTATGTCGCCGAAGTATAATGCTGATCATACGCCCAGCTTTGAAGAAAATGGGGACTGCGTTCATCAATTCTTATACCAAGATTGTCGACGGCGAGAAAGACCCCCGGAACCTAATGCTTCTTTTCTCAATTGACCGAGTAATCCTCCTGGAGTTCGACGTCAAGGATCATATTGAAGACTTTTTTGACATCGCATTTTGTTACTTCCCCATCACGTTCCGCCCACCACCCAATGATCCTTATGGCATTACTGCCGATGATTTGAAACTTGCTCTCCGGGAGTGCATGGCATCTAATCCCTATTTTGCAAAGATGGCATTGCCTCTCTTTTTGGAAAAATTTGCGACTGCTACAGGTGCTACTATGGTAAGCGCAGACCTCTATATTATACAGACCATCTCTGATTTCAAGAGTAGAAAGACTTGATGCTCACGATGGCGGCTTGTTTCCCAACTTACGGCGCCGACGCGGTCAATGAACGTAGCAAAGAACTCTGGGAGGGTATCAAGACAGAAATTCTTTACTCCTCCGACTCAACGATTGAAGTCGCTGCCCTTTCTGCTCTTGAATCACTTATGCGCACGCTCTACCCTAATGAAGACAGTGTTCCGTCAGGTTTGGCGCAGGATATCATTCAGGAATGTATGAAGTCCCTGGAGGAACCAGACAAGAACCAGGCTTTGGGTTCAACCAAGATTATCGCCGCGATTTTCCGAAGTTCCCGTGAGTACACACATTTATGCGATTTTTTGACTAAAAATCGCTTGCAGCGTCGGCCGGTAAATTCGCCCTCTCGCAGGTATTCCCTCAGCTTTTCCGAACATTCAACAGCCCCACTGTACCCTCTCAGCGCGCTCCTCTCCTCACAGCTGTCTCTTCAATTCTTCTCGCTTGTCAATCAACCTACGACTCTTCCTCCCGGTCACATGAGCAAGAGCAAAGCTTGGAACCTTATCGAGGAGATCTTTTGGATATGCTGAGAGAAGGTTTAAGGACGGACGGCTTGAAGGGACCGGCAATCAAGGGATGCGTTGCTCTTGTTGGTGTGCAGGGCTATTGGAGCCGTGGGGAAGTGGAGGATGTCGTTAGGGGGATTGATGATATTCTGATCCATGACGGGAATCAGGAAATCAGGTAAGTCGAGTTCCCTTCATAATACGAGAAACATGGGCTCAGCGGAGCATGGAGCAGACCGGATGTCATCCAAGCTCTTACCACAATCTCCAAATTCCACCCCACCGTCATCGAGTCGCTTACCCTTCCGCTCCTATTCCACCACCTTCCCAGCTCGGCGCCTTCCGTAGAGGACTTCACTGCGAGGGAGCAATACCGGTCTATCCTTGGTTCATTGGGAAAGCTCTGCATTCAGCCAGCACTGTGGGGCACAATGATTGTGAGGATTACTAGCAGGCTTGACATATTGGTCTCCGCTACCCCTGAAAAGTCAGAGGGAGGTGATGTGGAAATGGACGACATAGATGCTAGGGAGTGCAATATTGCTTACGCATGGGACCTCCTCAATTCCTTGCTCACGGTGATAGAGGCGAAGATTAAGGAAAAACACGTGGATGTAGGCAAATATTACGAAGAGTTGATGCCAAGATTGGTGGGCTTGGCGGTAATGGCGTCCCAGCAGACGATTGGCGGAGGCGGGGAGCCTTTGTTCAAAGACAGGAGATTGGTGGCGATCATAAGCAAGATCGAGGAAAAGATGATCTGGGAACTTAGCGTAGAGTAAGTTGATCGCTTCAATTACCTGCGTAAATCGAAACTGACGATGTGGCAGGAAACAAGGGAAACAGTTCGACCTTATGTACAAAGCGTTCGAGCAAGGAGAGATGGTCAGTATAGTACATGAAAGGTCAATTGTTCGATCTTCTAGTCCCTTACGTGTGAGTATAGTGTCAAGGCTTGGTCTTGAGAACTGATGAACCCTTATTTCAGATTGGCGCATCATCCGCAGAGCAAGATCTCATTGCGATTTACTCTTCGGTCCTCCGAGGCCTTTCACCCTCAGTTTCTCTTCCATTGACTTCATATGGCGAGTATCTGAGGGGGAAGGTTTACTGGACTATACATGTTGCGAAGGACGGCTGGCAAGTCAAATGGGGGCTGGAAATGGTTTGTGCGTTGGTGAATAAGAAGGAAAATGGTGAGTTTCCTTTCCATCTATCCTTTCCTATTGGTACTGAGTTTGTGAAGACCTCAAAGAAGACTTGGCGGGGGTCATGGAGAAAATATGGGCAGAGGTGCAGGATACCACTCAAGACTTTGAGGTCAGACGCAGAGGGCTACTGGTTTATTTCCACGTAAGCCGTCTTTTGGTCCTCCTGACCACTCGTGCTGACATAAAAACCTGGCTTTACAGATCATCAAAGCCCTTTCACTCTTACGCCAGCCATTAGCATACACAGCCCTTGACAAAGTCATTGAAGTACTGGGGTTGTTTAGCATGGACCCTGAGTTTGTCAGCGAGGCAGCGAGGGCTTTTAGCGTATTGGCGAAGAAGGGTGATATACACCTGACTGCCAAGGTGAGTCTGACGCCCTTGCTTTTTGTGACGGAATACAATCTGACTGTTTGTAGCTCCTTTACGCTCAAAAATTATGGAACAATGTGCTTCCAAAACTGATCGAAGGAGATAAAGAAGCTTCTGGTAAATCGAACGACTCTAGAAAAGATATATGACAACTGACCATATAAGCAGGCAAAGAAAGAATAGTGTACCTTGTCTCCTTTGCCTCTCTCTTGCCTCTTGTTCCTCCCTCTCTTTGTCTCTCGGACCTTCCTACTGTGAGTAACTTATGGACTAGCGAAAGTATGGCGCTGAACATCCTGCAGATCCTCCCACTTATTCAACGATCCTTGACACTATCGTCCCCTGTTCAGAGGACGAACGTAATTCACGCCCTCACCTCCATTCTTGAAACTCCTTCATCTCCGTCTACTGATACCATCCTCCATTCTTCTGCCCCTTCCCTCGTTTCAGCCCTTCTAGCTTCCTCCATTCCGTCTTCAGAAATCACTACCTCATCAAACGTTAGACAATCCGCCTTAGCTTGCCTGGCCATTATTCCCGATACGATCAGGCTGGAAGTGCTACATAAGCAGAAAGCAGAGGTGATCAGGGAGCTGGGAAAGGCGGTGGACGACCGAAACAGAGATGTGAGGAAAGAAGCTGTTGAATGTAGGGCAAGATGGTATAGATATGGTCAGGCGACTTAGTTGTATCAACATAGCATAGCGGGTTTGTTAAATTTGGGGCATAGATTACGTGAACCTTTGCATACCAATGACTTAATTAACTACATCCAGATGAGCTCCCAAAATCGAGATACAACAGGCAAACCCCGAAGCACCTCTTCATTTTTAAATTTGCTATTCCAATTATTTACCATGATCACATTAACACCCGTATTGACGATCCCGAGCTTCCTGAGATTCGATTCCCAGCCATCCTTCGAGAATTCAGTATTAGGCAAGGCACCTTGAGGCAAGAGTATCCATGGAAACAAGAGATAATGAGCAGCGACGAGTTATCGCACCTCATGGCTCAGCAGGTGGCCTTCGTGGAGAAACGGGAGTGCCTTATCTGACGTACGTAAAAGAAACTGAATGAGGACTATCGTGCTGTCAAGCTAAAGCCGGTTCACCAGTCGAGTAAGTATATTTTTTTATTAAGCCCAAGTCATGTTCGCTAACGGCATATGTAGAATGCAAGCAGGAAAACAACTCATTGTGCACACAGCGGGTGCTGCGTGACAGCTCCCTGGGGAGCTCCCTTCGTTGAAAAACATATCAAGTCCGACGACGAGGAGGGAAGCATGCCACCACCCTTCACGAGACACCCTTGGCAAGAGGAAACGATAGCTTATCCCGATGAGGTCAGGCTCAAGCCGAGTGTGATGATTAGTTTAACCTTTAATTGAGGTTTATCCTCCTGATATTTAAGTCGTTCTGAAGATATATGTAGACCCTGTTAGGGAGAGTGTCGAATCGTGTTGAGCAAGAGGAAGCCAAGGGAAGAGAGCACCGGTGATCGCGTATTTTCGTCCAAAGGCGACGATAGGGGATGGCAATTGTGATAAGAACCGAGAATTAGAGTAACTATAGTCGTTATAATAACAAATGACAAATCTTAGTATCACCACGTGTGAATTTTCTTCGGCTAAACGAAGGTAAAGTCGACTATTCCTCATTGCAAAACTTCATGAAGATGGATACAGTCGAATAACAGATGACAGCTTCTTTCATTCCAGTACCCCCTATCAATTTCTGAAATACAAGAGAACAAATGATCCATACACTCAGACACCAAAAGAACCGATGCAGCCGCACCATCATGACCAGATCACATTTCCCTTTCTTTGACAACCCAGAGGTTGTTTACTTCTGAGCCTCTTGCTGCTTTTCCTTGGCAGCTTGCTCGTTCTGCCACTGCCAGATGAGGGCCTTGCCGTAGTCTTCACAGTTGGGGAGACGATTGATAGTGTGAATGTGACACTTGGCTGGGGAGGTATTGGTGAGGAAGATACCGCAATGGAAGTCAAA from Cryptococcus gattii WM276 chromosome E, complete sequence includes these protein-coding regions:
- a CDS encoding uncharacterized protein (Similar to TIGR gene model, INSD accession AAW43520.1), which produces MDVDRLVRTHVSTADLNPSQGLVQGVNSGQIQLLQVVKALGEYLTSTEDDVRLKGLTFLTNLLSVIIPGKINRQATTTLTNFYMSKLDDFDSLPPALNGLTTLSKLATFDDTAAADVYKRVVEDVNIKAYAQSTRHLVYVLFDSLLATHRDALKKMGTAFINSYTKIVDGEKDPRNLMLLFSIDRVILLEFDVKDHIEDFFDIAFCYFPITFRPPPNDPYGITADDLKLALRECMASNPYFAKMALPLFLEKFATATGATMKDLMLTMAACFPTYGADAVNERSKELWEGIKTEILYSSDSTIEVAALSALESLMRTLYPNEDSVPSGLAQDIIQECMKSLEEPDKNQALGSTKIIAAIFRSSPSAGKFALSQVFPQLFRTFNSPTVPSQRAPLLTAVSSILLACQSTYDSSSRSHEQEQSLEPYRGDLLDMLREGLRTDGLKGPAIKGCVALVGVQGYWSRGEVEDVVRGIDDILIHDGNQEIRPDVIQALTTISKFHPTVIESLTLPLLFHHLPSSAPSVEDFTAREQYRSILGSLGKLCIQPALWGTMIVRITSRLDILVSATPEKSEGGDVEMDDIDARECNIAYAWDLLNSLLTVIEAKIKEKHVDVGKYYEELMPRLVGLAVMASQQTIGGGGEPLFKDRRLVAIISKIEEKMIWELSVEKQGKQFDLMYKAFEQGEMVSIVHERSIVRSSSPLRIGASSAEQDLIAIYSSVLRGLSPSVSLPLTSYGEYLRGKVYWTIHVAKDGWQVKWGLEMVCALVNKKENDLKEDLAGVMEKIWAEVQDTTQDFEVRRRGLLVYFHIIKALSLLRQPLAYTALDKVIEVLGLFSMDPEFVSEAARAFSVLAKKGDIHLTAKLLYAQKLWNNVLPKLIEGDKEASGKERIVYLVSFASLLPLVPPSLCLSDLPTILPLIQRSLTLSSPVQRTNVIHALTSILETPSSPSTDTILHSSAPSLVSALLASSIPSSEITTSSNVRQSALACLAIIPDTIRLEVLHKQKAEVIRELGKAVDDRNRDVRKEAVECRARWYRYGQAT